In the genome of Acidobacteriota bacterium, one region contains:
- a CDS encoding DUF6788 family protein yields the protein MAEKSLIHIERQIAMIKRELLDIDEMRPGSITRQYKNPKKREGGFYQLSYTHRNKSKTEYVRARDVEELKQQVHSYKRFKELIQRWIDLAIEYSKLKLERDNLGKLK from the coding sequence ATGGCAGAGAAAAGCCTCATCCATATTGAACGACAGATCGCCATGATCAAACGGGAACTCCTGGACATCGATGAAATGCGGCCAGGATCAATTACCAGGCAGTATAAGAATCCAAAGAAGAGGGAGGGCGGATTTTACCAGCTGAGCTATACTCATAGGAATAAGAGCAAGACAGAATATGTCAGAGCCCGGGATGTTGAGGAATTGAAACAACAGGTCCACTCCTATAAGAGATTCAAAGAACTCATCCAGAGATGGATTGACCTGGCGATAGAATACTCAAAGCTGAAATTGGAAAGAGACAATCTTGGCAAGCTAAAGTGA